A stretch of the Aspergillus puulaauensis MK2 DNA, chromosome 6, nearly complete sequence genome encodes the following:
- a CDS encoding uncharacterized protein (COG:G;~EggNog:ENOG410PGKR;~InterPro:IPR020846,IPR011701,IPR036259;~PFAM:PF07690;~TransMembrane:12 (i53-74o94-111i123-145o151-171i183-204o216-238i283-310o330-348i355-375o381-402i414-435o447-466i);~go_function: GO:0022857 - transmembrane transporter activity [Evidence IEA];~go_process: GO:0055085 - transmembrane transport [Evidence IEA]), giving the protein MTADKLSDQVVGDEKAISNHQEVAGRGQAATDQYGHALLEFDKAAESRLRWKLDLCIVPTVAVLYLFCFIDRANIGNARLAGLATDLDMKGNDYNQILSMFYISYIIFEIPSNICCKVMGPGWFLPLTTLLFGAASLATAFVHTVGQASGVRFVLGIFEAGMMPGIAYYLSRWYRRSELAFRLSLYLVTAPLAGAFGGLLASAILRLDHFGGLHTWRMIFAIEGIVTIGVAIISFFTLTDRPETARWLTQEEKDLAIARLKAERVATTEVLDKIDKTKMLRGALCPVTLATAFIFLLDNITVQGLAFFAPTIVQTIYPDATVIRQQLHTVPPYIVGAFINLVIPFLSWRWDNRMLFFVISPLLMISGYIMFLASTDGKVRYSATFLIASGAFPFGALCNAHVSNNVVSDTARSAAIGTNVMLGNIGGLISTWSFLDFDAPDYHIGNGLNLATASMIMILSAILWAWMEWDNKKREMVDINEALAGMSQKQIQDLDWRNPAFKWRP; this is encoded by the exons ATGACGGCCGATAAACTTTCAGACCAGGTCGTGGGAGATGAGAAAGCCATATCAAATCACCAGGAAGTCGCTGGACGTGGCCAGGCAGCTACCGACCAATACGGACACGCCCTGCTGGAGTTCGACAAGGCCGCAGAGTCCCGACTACGATGGAAACTGGACCTGTGTATTGTCCCTACTGTCGCGGTGTTGTATTTGTTTTGCTTTATTGATCGAGCGAATATCG GAAACGCGAGACTCGCTGGCCTGGCCACCGATTTGGACATGAAAGGAAATGATTACAACCAAATACTCTCCATgttctatatatcttatattatattcgAGATTCCGAGCAATATCTGCTGCAAGGTGATGGGTCCAGGATGGTTCCTACCGTTAACAACCCTCTTATTCGGCGCAGCATCGCTCGCTACAGCCTTTGTTCATACTGTGGGCCAGGCATCAGGAGTCAGGTTCGTGTTGGGCATATTCGAAGCAGGCATGATGCCTGGCATTGCATACTATCTATCGCGATGGTATCGACGTAGCGAGCTAGCCTTTCGTCTATCCCTTTATCTCGTTACTGCGCCCCTTGCTGGAGCATTTGGGGGCCTCCTCGCGTCTGCCATCTTACGATTAGACCACTTTGGTGGCCTGCATACCTGGAGAATGATCTTTGCCATCGAGGGCATTGTCACCATCGGCGTTGCAATCATCAgcttcttcaccctcaccgACCGACCGGAAACTGCGCGCTGGTTGAcccaggaggaaaaggaccTTGCGATAGCCCGTCTCAAGGCAGAGCGCGTTGCCACAACAGAGGTTCTTGACAAGATCGACAAGACGAAAATGCTGCGCGGTGCTCTGTGCCCTGTCACATTAGCAACTGCCTTTATTTTCCTGCTTGACAACATTACAGTTCAAGGTCTGGCATTCTTTGCGCCGACGATCGTTCAGACCATCTACCCGGATGCCACCGTTATCAGGCAGCAACTCCATACAGTCCCGCCCTATATCGTGGGCGCCTTCATCAACCTGGTTATCCCATTCCTAAGCTGGCGCTGGGACAACCGCATGCTATTTTTCGTTATATCCCCGTTACTCATGATCAGCGGATACATCATGTTCCTAGCAAGCACCGACGGAAAGGTGCGATACAGCGCCACATTCCTCATAGCCAGCGGAGCATTCCCCTTCGGAGCCCTCTGCAACGCCCACGTCTCAAACAATGTTGTATCCGACACTGCACGGTCCGCAGCAATCGGCACAAATGTCATGCTCGGGAACATCGGAGGCCTCATTTCAACGTGGTCATTCTTGGATTTCGATGCTCCGGACTATCATATCGGGAACGGCCTGAATCTGGCCACGGCTAGTATGATTATGATTCTGAGTGCGATTCtctgggcttggatggaGTGGGATAATAAGAAGAGGGAGATGGTTGATATTAATGAGGCCCTCGCGGGCATGTCGCAGAAACAGATCCAGGATCTGGACTGGAGGAACCCGGCTTTTAAATGGCGTCCATAA
- a CDS encoding uncharacterized protein (COG:S;~EggNog:ENOG410PHAX;~InterPro:IPR001077,IPR036388,IPR016461,IPR029063, IPR036390;~PFAM:PF00891;~go_function: GO:0008168 - methyltransferase activity [Evidence IEA];~go_function: GO:0008171 - O-methyltransferase activity [Evidence IEA]) yields MDTTPLTTLAGQISSSASLISQFLQSNNHPQPSFAPDAPPSFPPARTPITNARQALIEAAQTLIDLTTGPAEHLRWLACRSHDMSSLRWISHYNIAASVPLDKPVPFATVAHTANVPEDILKRMTRHAMTNRLFSEPEPGLLAHTAASALLVRSQALKDWVGYTTEETYPASTRVVEAQERFGASDDPTQTGYSVAFGTGEPMFVHMARDPERVRRFANTMVEMTSTEGYGIAHLVGGYRWGGIGGARVVDVGGSTGHACIAIAEKAPDATFIVQDLAGVVDQGKKTLPENLKPRITFEEHDFFTTQPQSADIYLLRFILHDHPDAAAVNIVRSLVPVMRNGSRLLINDGVLPEPNTLPKGEERVARIMDLEMLTTFNARERPLADWVRLCAEADSRLQLHSVSKPEGSVLSILEFVYEGGNQHEG; encoded by the exons ATGGATACAACCCCATTAACCACCCTCGCAGGCcaaatctcctcctccgcctccctgATATCACAATTCCTGCAAtccaacaaccacccccAGCCCTCCTTCGCCCCAGATGCACCACCCTCCTTCCCACCCGCCCGAACACCCATCACCAACGCCCGACAAGCCCTCATCGAAGCCGCCCAAACACTCATCGACCTCACGACCGGCCCCGCCGAACACCTCCGCTGGCTCGCCTGCCGCTCCCACGACATGTCCAGCCTCCGCTGGATCTCCCACTACAATATCGCAGCCTCCGTCCCCCTCGACAAGCCCGTGCCCTTCGCGACTGTCGCGCACACCGCAAACGTCCCTGAGGATATCCTCAAGCGAATGACCCGCCACGCAATGACGAACCGACTCTTCAGCGAGCCGGAACCGGGCTTGCTCGCGCATACCGCGGCCTCTGCGTTACTGGTGCGCAGCCAGGCACTCAAGGACTGGGTCGGGTACACGACGGAGGAAACATACCCGGCCTCGACGAGGGTGGTTGAAGCGCAGGAGAGGTTTGGGGCTAGTGATGACCCGACGCAGACGGGGTACAGTGTTGCCTTTGGGACGGGGGAGCCGATGTTTGTGCATATGGCGCGGGATCCGGAGCGGGTGAGGAGGTTTGCGAATACCATGGTCGAGATGACTTCGACGGAGGGGTATGGGATTGCGCATCTTGTTGGGGGGTATCGGTGGGGTGGGATTGGGGGGgcgagggttgttgat GTGGGTGGTTCAACGGGCCATGCGTGTATTGCTATAGCAGAGAAAGCGCCGGATGCAACGTTTATTGTCCAGGATCTCGCTGGGGTCGTTGATCAGGGGAAGAAAACTTTGCCTGAGAACCTCAAGCCGCGGATTACATTCGAAGAACATGACTTCTTCACGACGCAGCCTCAGTCTGCGGATATATACCTCCTGCGGTTCATCCTGCACGACCATCCGGACGCAGCCGCGGTTAATATCGTCAGAAGTCTCGTCCCGGTAATGCGAAACGGTTCCAGGCTGTTAATCAACGATGGAGTCCTTCCGGAGCCGAATACCTTGCCAAaaggggaggagagggttgcACG GATCATGGACTTGGAAATGTTGACTACTTTCAACGCGCGCGAGCGTCCATTGGCAGACTGGGTCAGGCTCTGTGCAGAAGCAGATAGTAGACTCCAGCTACACTCGGTGTCAAAGCCAGAAGGCAGTGTCTTGTCGATTCTGGAATTCGTTTACGAGGGCGGCAATCAGCATGAAGGTTGA
- a CDS encoding class I SAM-dependent methyltransferase (COG:S;~EggNog:ENOG410PJSS;~InterPro:IPR029063;~PFAM:PF13489,PF13847,PF08241,PF13649): protein MTHQKTERQDVAVPVDQNVSTEVLKSQHINMEQFPTDDESYSTEIASYATSLTSAVTSYNWQYGRRYHSYKEGSYKFPNDEREQDRLDMIHHIIKLVLNDRLFLAPIENGPIRVLDIGTGTGLWAIEFADQFQSAHQVIGNDLSPIQPSWVPPNVAFEVDDVEAEWPQRPPFDFIHSRYMCGSIVDWPRLAQQAYDQLKPGGWVEFQEYNLVNYSEDGSIKEGNNVQRLHELLREACDKINRPITIGADLERIVKETGFVNGKHQVFQVPLGTWPRERRMKDIGALNMYQMLDGLEAFTTATFTAILGWTIEEVQAFLTLVRQDAKDRSVHMMHDLHVVYAQKPWQ, encoded by the exons ATGACACACCAAAAAACGGAAAGACAGGACGTTGCTGTGCCTGTAGACCAGAATGTGAGTACAGAAGTTCTCAAGAGTCAACATATCAACATGGAACAGTTCCCAACGGACGATGAATCATATAGCACAGAAAT AGCAAGCTATGCGACTTCCTTGACATCTGCAGTGACAAGCTACAACTGGCAGTATGGCCGACGATATCATTCATACAAAGAAGGAA GCTATAAATTCCCAAATGATGAACGAGAACAAGACCGCCTTGATATGATCCACCACATCATCAAGTTGGTATTGAACGATCGGCTATTCCTAGCCCCGATCGAGAATGGCCCGATTCGGGTTCTCGATATTGGGACTGGGACCGGCCTTTGGGCTATCGAGTTCG CGGACCAGTTTCAATCTGCTCACCAG GTCATCGGCAACGACCTAAGCCCTATCCAGCCCTCATG GGTCCCCCCTAACGTCGCCTTCGAAgtcgacgacgtcgaagcAGAATGGCCACAGCGACCACCCTTCGACTTCATCCACTCGCGCTACATGTGCGGGTCGATCGTGGACTGGCCCAGACTCGCGCAACAGGCCTACGACCAACTGAAGCCCGGCGGGTGGGTCGAGTTCCAGGAATACAATCTGGTCAACTACTCCGAAGACGGGTCAATCAAGGAGGGGAACAATGTGCAGCGGTTACACGAGTTGCTGCGGGAGGCATGCGATAAAATCAACCGGCCTATAACCATCGGAGCGGATCTGGAGCGCATTGTAAAGGAGACGGGGTTTGTTAATGGCAAGCATCAAGTGTTCCAGGTGCCGCTTGGGACGTGGCCGAGGGAGCGGAGGATG AAGGACATTGGCGCGTTGAATATGTACCAGATGTTGGATGGCTTAGAGGCGTTTACCACCGCTACTTTTACTGCCATCCTGGGCTGGACGATCGAGGAGGTTCAGGCTTTCCTTACGCTGGTTCGACAGGATGCGAAGGATCGGAGTGTCCATATGATGCATGACTT ACATGTAGTTTATGCACAGAAGCCGTGGCAGTAA